A section of the Agarivorans litoreus genome encodes:
- the malF gene encoding maltose ABC transporter permease MalF produces MGLSASPGFMQGKYAWLKLLLITAIVLLNGYAIVLMYAGGEYAFALLTLVVVSTGVYVFLSKKMYAHRYIFPGIAGMVVFIIFPLAYTIGIAFTNYSGTNLLSLERVEQLHIQKTYMAKGGSFDFQLHQESEGKYVLALSQDDKFFVTRPVEVVSNADVRARKLTLPTKRIKLQEVDALPTSEKAPIKEIISHRQFFNSIVLVTPNQDELVMNGLRKFSAMKPLYTRLEDGVVLKESGAILPGPSILRNNQTGELMLPNMETGYYQYIDGDGEFVGSRLAPGFTVGVGWKNFERVATDKGIKEPFIEIFIWTVIFAAASVAFTLAIGMVLACLIQWEELKGRAIYRVVLILPYAIPAFISILVFKGLFNQNFGEINEILHGLFGIKPDWFTDPVMAKSMILIVNTWLGYPYMMILCLGMLKSIPEDLYEASAMDGAGPINNFFNITVPLLMKPLTPLLVASFAFNFNNFVLIQLLTNGGPDIIGASTPAGTTDLLVSYTYRIAFQGDGGQDYGLASAIATLIFLVVGALALINLKLTKADKTA; encoded by the coding sequence ATGGGTCTTTCTGCGTCTCCAGGTTTTATGCAAGGCAAGTATGCTTGGCTAAAACTTCTGCTGATCACGGCGATTGTATTGCTTAACGGCTATGCAATTGTTTTGATGTATGCAGGTGGTGAATATGCATTTGCATTGCTCACCCTTGTTGTTGTTTCTACCGGTGTTTACGTTTTTTTAAGTAAAAAAATGTATGCGCACAGATATATTTTCCCCGGCATTGCGGGGATGGTTGTATTTATCATCTTCCCTCTGGCATACACCATTGGAATTGCCTTTACCAACTATAGTGGCACCAACTTGTTGTCGCTTGAGCGGGTAGAGCAGTTACATATCCAGAAAACTTATATGGCGAAGGGCGGTTCATTTGACTTTCAGCTGCATCAAGAATCTGAAGGTAAGTATGTTCTAGCACTGTCACAAGACGACAAGTTTTTTGTTACTCGTCCTGTTGAAGTAGTGTCAAACGCAGATGTTCGAGCGCGCAAATTAACGCTGCCAACTAAGCGAATTAAATTACAAGAAGTTGACGCTTTACCTACTAGTGAAAAAGCGCCAATTAAAGAAATTATCTCTCATCGTCAGTTCTTTAATAGCATCGTATTAGTTACACCTAATCAAGATGAACTGGTTATGAATGGTCTTCGCAAGTTCTCTGCGATGAAGCCGTTATATACACGCCTTGAAGATGGAGTAGTGCTAAAAGAAAGTGGTGCTATTTTACCCGGACCTTCTATTCTGCGTAACAACCAGACTGGCGAGCTTATGCTGCCAAACATGGAAACAGGTTACTACCAGTACATTGATGGTGATGGAGAGTTTGTTGGTAGCCGTTTAGCGCCTGGCTTTACTGTTGGCGTAGGTTGGAAAAACTTTGAACGTGTTGCTACCGATAAAGGAATTAAAGAACCGTTCATCGAAATCTTCATTTGGACAGTGATTTTTGCTGCGGCATCCGTGGCATTTACCTTAGCCATTGGTATGGTTTTAGCCTGTCTAATTCAATGGGAAGAGCTAAAAGGTCGCGCTATCTATCGCGTAGTGCTCATTCTCCCCTACGCGATTCCAGCCTTTATCTCAATCCTGGTATTTAAAGGTTTATTCAACCAAAACTTTGGTGAGATTAACGAAATCTTACATGGCTTATTTGGTATCAAACCAGACTGGTTTACTGATCCGGTAATGGCCAAGTCGATGATTTTGATCGTTAACACTTGGTTGGGTTACCCCTACATGATGATTTTATGTTTGGGGATGCTTAAGTCTATTCCAGAAGACTTATACGAAGCTTCTGCAATGGATGGAGCGGGACCAATTAACAACTTCTTCAACATTACTGTTCCGTTGTTAATGAAACCTTTAACACCATTATTGGTGGCTTCTTTTGCCTTTAACTTTAACAACTTTGTTTTGATTCAGTTATTGACCAACGGTGGTCCTGATATCATTGGTGCTTCGACACCTGCTGGTACAACCGACTTACTCGTAAGTTACACCTACCGAATAGCCTTCCAAGGTGACGGTGGTCAGGATTATGGTCTTGCAAGTGCCATTGCAACCCTAATTTTCTTAGTGGTTGGTGCACTAGCATTAATTAACTTGAAACTAACTAAAGCTGATAAAACGGCATAA
- the malE gene encoding maltose/maltodextrin ABC transporter substrate-binding protein MalE: MKKTILASAIAVASLGMASNAFAAIEEGQLTIWVNGDKGYNGLAEVGKRFEADTGVKVSVAHPDDAPGKFQQAASTGSGPDIFLWAHDRFGDWVDAGLLTELKPSAEKKAAVEDFAWNAVTIDGKVYGYPIAIEAVGLIYNKDLVPNPPKTWEEIPALDTELQKSGKHAILWDYNNTYFSWPLLAANGGYIFKYENGSYDVKDTGVATDGAKMGAKVIKDLIENGHMPKGADYGVMDSAFNKGEVAMVINGPWAWDNMEKSGINYGVTYIPTINGNKAKPMVGVLAGAVNSASPNADLAVEFLENYLVTNEGLKSVNDDVPLGAVALKSYMEELSSDPRIAATFANAQDGEPMPNVAAMGKFWSAMATSLTNITSGRQPLEKALDAAARRIAK, from the coding sequence ATGAAAAAGACAATTCTTGCATCTGCTATTGCGGTTGCTTCTTTAGGCATGGCATCTAATGCTTTTGCTGCAATTGAAGAAGGCCAATTAACCATTTGGGTAAATGGTGATAAAGGCTACAACGGCTTGGCTGAAGTAGGTAAACGCTTTGAAGCTGATACTGGTGTTAAAGTAAGTGTTGCACACCCAGACGATGCCCCTGGTAAATTCCAACAAGCGGCTTCAACTGGTTCAGGTCCTGATATTTTCTTATGGGCTCACGACCGTTTCGGTGACTGGGTTGATGCAGGTCTATTAACTGAACTTAAGCCAAGTGCTGAGAAAAAAGCAGCAGTAGAAGACTTTGCTTGGAACGCGGTTACTATCGACGGCAAAGTATACGGCTACCCAATCGCTATTGAAGCGGTAGGTCTTATCTACAACAAAGATTTAGTGCCAAACCCTCCTAAGACTTGGGAAGAAATCCCAGCTCTAGATACAGAACTTCAGAAGTCTGGTAAGCACGCTATCCTATGGGATTACAACAATACTTACTTCTCATGGCCTCTACTGGCTGCGAACGGTGGTTACATTTTCAAATACGAAAACGGTAGTTACGACGTTAAAGATACCGGTGTTGCAACTGACGGCGCTAAAATGGGCGCTAAAGTAATTAAAGATCTTATCGAAAATGGTCACATGCCAAAAGGCGCTGACTACGGTGTAATGGACTCTGCCTTTAACAAAGGTGAAGTAGCAATGGTTATCAACGGTCCTTGGGCTTGGGATAACATGGAAAAAAGTGGCATCAACTACGGTGTAACTTACATTCCAACTATCAACGGTAACAAAGCTAAGCCAATGGTTGGTGTATTAGCAGGTGCGGTTAACTCTGCGTCACCTAACGCTGACTTAGCGGTAGAGTTCCTAGAAAACTACCTTGTTACTAATGAAGGCTTGAAATCTGTGAATGACGATGTACCACTAGGTGCTGTAGCACTTAAGTCGTACATGGAAGAGCTTTCAAGCGACCCTCGCATCGCTGCAACTTTCGCAAATGCTCAAGATGGTGAGCCAATGCCTAACGTAGCTGCAATGGGTAAATTCTGGTCTGCGATGGCAACATCTCTAACCAACATCACTAGTGGTCGTCAACCTCTAGAGAAAGCACTAGACGCCGCTGCGCGTCGCATAGCGAAATAA
- the yejK gene encoding nucleoid-associated protein YejK: protein MSISLKHLILHSLELVEDGTIGLQARAEEMAHSEEALSLIESLHLNYSGRAAKGFGFYNQENDSPFKQQLDALLSQDVDFHKYSVDAGAVLVEELKKYDFVEQGVLLLANYEHVAGEFLLIMLLENKTSPAVDDSLELTASRYLETSSVQLAARIDITDMQRNPESQRYVSYIKGRAGRKIADFFVEFLGCDDGLDVKMQNAVLMQAVDDYCQATQLDKEEKLAYKDEVKSYCEQQLKDGEDIVVGELAKALPTAEENVDFYQFAAENYPLEEQFPADRTALKKLAKCFGQGKGVSVSFEQKLLGDRVFYDEATDTLTIVGIPPNLREQLKNNK from the coding sequence ATGAGCATTTCCTTAAAACACCTTATTTTACATTCACTAGAGCTAGTTGAAGATGGCACCATTGGGCTGCAAGCACGAGCTGAAGAAATGGCTCATAGCGAAGAGGCACTTAGCTTAATCGAGAGTTTACATCTCAACTATAGTGGAAGAGCAGCTAAAGGCTTTGGTTTTTATAACCAAGAAAATGATAGCCCCTTCAAACAACAATTGGATGCCTTATTAAGTCAAGACGTTGATTTTCATAAATACAGTGTTGATGCTGGCGCGGTATTGGTTGAAGAACTAAAGAAATATGATTTTGTGGAGCAAGGAGTATTGCTTCTGGCCAACTATGAGCATGTTGCGGGCGAGTTTTTGCTTATCATGCTGTTAGAAAATAAAACCTCACCTGCAGTAGACGATAGCTTAGAACTTACAGCTAGTCGTTATTTAGAAACAAGCTCTGTACAACTTGCTGCTCGCATTGATATTACCGACATGCAACGTAATCCAGAGTCTCAGCGTTATGTTTCTTATATAAAAGGAAGGGCTGGGAGAAAAATTGCAGATTTCTTTGTGGAGTTCTTGGGGTGTGACGATGGTTTAGACGTAAAAATGCAAAATGCAGTACTTATGCAAGCTGTTGATGATTACTGTCAAGCTACTCAGTTAGATAAAGAAGAAAAACTCGCCTATAAAGATGAAGTTAAGTCTTATTGTGAACAACAGCTAAAAGATGGCGAAGACATTGTAGTTGGCGAGTTAGCTAAGGCTTTACCTACTGCCGAAGAGAACGTCGATTTCTACCAGTTTGCTGCTGAGAACTACCCCCTTGAAGAACAATTCCCTGCTGATCGAACAGCACTGAAAAAGCTGGCTAAATGTTTTGGTCAGGGGAAAGGGGTGTCGGTAAGTTTCGAACAAAAATTGTTAGGAGATCGCGTTTTTTACGACGAAGCAACAGATACATTGACGATCGTTGGAATCCCACCTAACTTAAGAGAACAGTTGAAAAATAACAAATAA
- a CDS encoding YejL family protein codes for MAIVSKYSTEQVEQLLNDVLKVVDNHNVTTDLALMVLGNAATCMINQRVAPEQRKKLTEGFAKALKNSINDEK; via the coding sequence ATGGCAATAGTTTCAAAATATTCCACTGAACAGGTGGAACAATTACTTAATGATGTACTCAAAGTAGTCGACAATCACAATGTAACCACTGATTTGGCGCTAATGGTACTGGGCAATGCAGCTACCTGTATGATAAATCAGCGTGTTGCACCTGAGCAAAGAAAGAAGCTCACCGAGGGCTTTGCCAAAGCCCTTAAGAATTCGATTAACGACGAAAAATAA
- a CDS encoding DUF3413 domain-containing protein yields the protein MVNSSKQYRDKVSQLISWGHWFCLSNIILALMVGLRYLVLATPPETFLGQSYLIVSWLGQFAFIAFVIFLLTLFPLSFIIPSNRSMRFVGAVFATIGISLLIVDTEVFATFSLHLNPTLIELLIDKEQNSQANTLNLLFVSVPFIFLLELWLAKLCWKYLRRLEHKRLGGPIAGVLFICFLLTHFVHAWADATNYTTITRQKNNFPLFYPLTARSFLQEQGIFDVDAYYKQIKAQEEQQGRLRYPVSPLKYNQVEHRYNLMIVVVEGLRWDMLNQQAMPNSWKQAKHSSQFFSHFSGSNKPQEGLFSLFYGIPTSYWPSFKAERQGSVLVSALQDNNYQIELFSSRGLNLPELAETSFSELSNLDMTQWPGGAAGDEKAVQEWLTWQQSQYAQLPWFNFLYLNGVAAYDNGSGSTISEVTPESLSQHYSEAAHAVDQQLNKVYLQLVQSGQLERTILLVTSDYGNELNDANSNYWGNNSNFSRYQTQVPLFISWPDRTPLLLHGDTSHNDIVPTILEEMLAVASNSTNYSSGQNLFKKRKRDWVLIGNQEQQAVVQNNQITLFDQSGSYQVLDRDLKASNARVSVPMLVQVLNDLKRFYQPQQ from the coding sequence ATGGTAAATAGCTCAAAACAGTACCGCGACAAGGTGTCTCAACTCATTAGTTGGGGCCACTGGTTTTGTTTATCTAACATTATTCTAGCGTTAATGGTTGGCTTGCGCTATTTGGTATTAGCTACACCACCAGAAACTTTTTTAGGCCAAAGCTATTTAATTGTTAGTTGGCTCGGGCAATTTGCCTTTATCGCCTTTGTTATATTCTTGTTAACCTTATTCCCACTCAGCTTTATTATTCCCAGTAATCGCTCGATGCGCTTTGTTGGTGCCGTGTTTGCAACCATTGGGATCAGCTTACTAATTGTTGATACCGAGGTTTTTGCCACATTTAGCTTACACTTAAACCCAACGCTGATAGAGCTACTTATAGATAAAGAGCAAAACAGCCAAGCCAATACACTTAACCTATTGTTTGTATCTGTGCCTTTCATCTTTCTATTGGAGCTATGGCTAGCGAAGCTATGCTGGAAGTATTTACGTCGTTTAGAGCATAAGCGCCTAGGTGGACCTATTGCGGGTGTATTGTTTATTTGTTTTTTGTTAACCCACTTTGTGCATGCGTGGGCAGATGCAACAAACTACACTACCATTACTCGGCAAAAGAATAACTTTCCTTTATTTTACCCTCTTACCGCGCGTAGCTTTCTACAGGAGCAAGGCATTTTTGATGTTGACGCTTACTACAAGCAAATTAAAGCGCAAGAAGAACAGCAAGGACGCCTTCGTTACCCAGTATCCCCTTTAAAATACAACCAAGTAGAACACCGTTACAACTTAATGATTGTGGTAGTGGAGGGTTTACGTTGGGATATGCTAAACCAGCAGGCGATGCCAAATAGCTGGAAGCAGGCTAAACACTCTAGCCAATTTTTTAGTCACTTCAGTGGCAGCAACAAACCTCAAGAAGGCTTGTTCAGCCTATTCTATGGTATTCCAACCAGTTATTGGCCTAGCTTCAAAGCAGAGCGCCAAGGCTCTGTACTAGTCTCTGCGCTTCAAGACAACAATTACCAGATTGAATTGTTCAGTAGTCGCGGCTTAAATCTACCTGAATTGGCTGAAACCAGCTTTAGCGAACTTTCAAACCTTGATATGACCCAATGGCCAGGCGGGGCTGCTGGCGATGAAAAAGCGGTCCAAGAATGGTTAACTTGGCAACAAAGCCAATACGCTCAGCTTCCTTGGTTTAACTTTCTTTACTTAAATGGTGTTGCGGCCTACGACAATGGCAGTGGTAGTACAATAAGCGAAGTAACTCCGGAGTCTTTAAGCCAACACTATAGCGAAGCAGCCCACGCGGTAGATCAGCAACTAAACAAAGTTTATCTACAATTAGTCCAAAGTGGTCAATTAGAACGCACTATCTTACTGGTCACCTCTGACTACGGAAACGAACTCAATGATGCAAACAGCAATTATTGGGGAAACAATAGCAACTTTAGTCGTTATCAAACCCAAGTACCTTTATTTATATCTTGGCCAGATAGAACCCCTTTGCTTTTACACGGTGATACCAGCCATAACGATATAGTGCCAACCATACTCGAAGAAATGCTGGCGGTAGCATCAAACAGTACAAACTACAGTAGTGGCCAAAATTTATTTAAAAAACGCAAGCGTGATTGGGTTTTAATTGGTAACCAAGAGCAACAAGCTGTGGTTCAAAACAACCAAATAACTCTCTTTGATCAATCGGGTAGCTATCAGGTACTGGATCGTGATTTAAAAGCCAGTAATGCTCGAGTATCAGTCCCAATGCTGGTACAAGTACTAAACGACTTAAAGCGTTTTTATCAGCCACAACAATAA
- a CDS encoding SulP family inorganic anion transporter, protein MNIKGDLFGGVTTAIVSLPMALAFGVASGAGPQAGLWGAILVGLFAALFGGSRTLISEPTGPMTVVMAAVLTTMIAKHPENGPAMAFTVVMMAGLFQIALGALKLGKYITLMPYSVISGFMSGVGVILVILQLAPFLGQSTPAGGALGTLQAIPDLIRNMHFGEFLLGLMTLGALLFMPNKYKKIIPPQLVALVAVTLVSMLLFSDEGIRRIGEIPSGLPSIIWPTFTWGLLSEMLVDALVLGTLGCIDTLLTAVIADSLTRKEHDSNRELMGQGIANTVSGLFGGLPGAGATMGTVVNVQVGGSSPLSGIVRAIILLLVVLWLAPLTQPIPLAVLAGIAMYVGLNILDWSFIKRAHRVSLVPTCIMYGVLFLTVFVDLIYAVGIGVFLANVITIEKLSRVQEKNVKAISDADDGVPLEDSERRLLDQAKGQLLFFYLSGPMIFGVSKAIARQHAAVEQYKVMVLDLSAVPMIDVTVALALENAMRDALDAGCEVFLYSPNEQTMEQLEKIQIRDWIDQEHIVDSRTEALEKGLAVVKRINAASDSVQQGAAI, encoded by the coding sequence ATGAACATTAAGGGCGATTTGTTTGGTGGTGTTACCACTGCTATCGTCTCACTACCAATGGCTTTAGCGTTTGGTGTTGCATCGGGAGCAGGACCTCAAGCGGGTCTTTGGGGCGCCATTTTAGTAGGTTTGTTTGCCGCGTTATTTGGCGGTTCGCGCACTTTGATCTCCGAGCCAACCGGACCGATGACCGTCGTCATGGCGGCGGTACTTACCACCATGATAGCCAAACACCCAGAAAACGGGCCCGCCATGGCATTTACCGTGGTGATGATGGCCGGACTATTCCAAATCGCCCTTGGCGCCCTTAAGCTAGGTAAATACATTACCTTGATGCCTTATAGTGTTATTTCTGGCTTTATGTCTGGCGTTGGGGTCATTTTGGTCATCCTCCAGTTGGCGCCCTTTTTAGGCCAATCCACTCCTGCCGGTGGAGCCCTTGGAACCCTGCAGGCGATTCCCGACTTAATTCGAAATATGCACTTTGGCGAGTTCCTGTTAGGGCTGATGACCTTAGGCGCACTCTTATTCATGCCTAATAAATACAAAAAAATAATCCCTCCACAATTGGTCGCGCTGGTGGCGGTTACTTTAGTGTCTATGCTGCTATTTAGTGACGAGGGTATTCGCCGTATTGGAGAGATCCCAAGTGGCCTACCATCGATTATTTGGCCCACTTTTACTTGGGGCCTGCTTAGCGAAATGCTGGTTGATGCCTTAGTGCTGGGTACTTTAGGCTGTATCGATACGCTACTTACTGCAGTAATTGCCGATAGCTTAACCCGCAAAGAGCATGACTCTAACCGAGAGTTAATGGGGCAGGGCATTGCAAATACAGTTTCAGGCCTGTTTGGTGGCTTGCCTGGCGCGGGCGCGACTATGGGAACTGTGGTGAATGTTCAAGTAGGCGGAAGCTCTCCACTCTCTGGCATTGTGCGCGCGATTATCTTGCTGTTAGTGGTGCTTTGGTTAGCGCCGCTTACCCAGCCAATTCCGTTGGCCGTTCTTGCGGGTATTGCTATGTATGTTGGTCTAAATATTCTTGATTGGAGCTTCATCAAACGCGCCCACCGGGTATCTTTAGTCCCGACTTGCATCATGTACGGCGTGCTATTTCTTACCGTGTTTGTTGACCTAATTTACGCGGTAGGCATTGGAGTATTCCTCGCCAACGTAATTACTATCGAAAAGCTTAGCCGGGTTCAGGAGAAAAACGTTAAGGCGATATCTGACGCCGACGACGGCGTCCCGCTTGAAGATTCAGAACGCCGGTTGTTAGACCAAGCCAAGGGCCAGCTATTGTTTTTCTACCTCTCTGGGCCAATGATTTTTGGAGTATCAAAAGCCATTGCCAGACAACACGCAGCCGTGGAGCAGTACAAAGTAATGGTGCTAGATCTTAGCGCGGTACCAATGATTGACGTTACCGTGGCGCTAGCGCTGGAAAACGCCATGCGTGATGCCTTAGATGCTGGCTGTGAAGTGTTCCTCTACAGCCCTAACGAGCAAACCATGGAGCAGCTAGAAAAAATCCAAATTCGCGATTGGATAGATCAAGAGCATATCGTAGATAGCCGCACCGAAGCCTTAGAAAAAGGATTAGCGGTAGTAAAACGCATTAATGCGGCGTCAGACAGTGTGCAGCAAGGAGCGGCCATTTAG
- a CDS encoding zinc ribbon domain-containing protein YjdM, translating into MSDLPPCPECESAYVYQDGSLLICPECAHEWNPNEEVVDPDAIVLKDAVGNLLAEDDKVTLIKDLKVKGSSLVLKVGTKAVIKRFVDADHDIDCKVDGHGHMMLKSKFVRKQN; encoded by the coding sequence ATGAGCGATCTGCCTCCATGCCCAGAATGTGAATCAGCCTATGTATACCAAGATGGTTCACTACTTATTTGCCCTGAATGCGCGCATGAGTGGAACCCAAACGAAGAAGTAGTTGACCCTGATGCCATTGTACTTAAAGACGCTGTAGGCAATTTACTAGCAGAAGACGATAAAGTTACCCTGATTAAAGACCTAAAAGTGAAAGGGTCGTCGTTAGTGCTAAAAGTAGGTACTAAAGCGGTAATTAAGCGCTTTGTAGATGCTGATCATGACATCGACTGTAAGGTAGATGGTCACGGCCACATGATGCTTAAATCTAAATTTGTTAGAAAACAGAACTAA
- a CDS encoding GDSL-type esterase/lipase family protein: MKTILCFGDSNTWGYSPDNGQRIDHNQCWPGVVAQQLGKGVRLIENGLPGRSSYLNNPNFGLTSGINALIDEVIKHQPHWLVLMLGTNDLFPAFKLSAAQVADNINKMIVELREACCSEQTAVPHILLIAPPPLNQGSFAEFFAGAQDKSHQLAELFQKVALLNNAEFLDAATVVNGTLTDGVHLNCAQHQDLGKALADKLKHLV; encoded by the coding sequence ATGAAAACAATCCTTTGCTTCGGCGATTCTAATACTTGGGGTTACTCTCCCGATAATGGTCAACGCATAGACCATAACCAATGCTGGCCGGGAGTAGTAGCTCAACAGCTTGGCAAAGGCGTTAGGCTAATTGAGAATGGTTTACCGGGACGCTCCAGCTATCTAAACAACCCTAATTTTGGTTTAACCAGCGGCATTAATGCCCTAATCGATGAAGTGATTAAACATCAACCCCACTGGTTAGTATTGATGCTAGGTACCAACGATTTGTTCCCAGCCTTTAAACTCAGCGCAGCGCAAGTAGCGGACAACATTAATAAAATGATAGTTGAGCTGCGAGAGGCTTGTTGTAGTGAGCAAACAGCCGTACCTCATATACTGTTGATTGCTCCCCCACCGTTAAATCAGGGTAGCTTTGCAGAGTTTTTTGCTGGCGCACAGGATAAATCCCACCAACTAGCCGAGCTATTCCAAAAAGTAGCTTTATTGAATAACGCTGAGTTTCTCGATGCAGCAACGGTAGTTAACGGAACGCTAACGGATGGCGTCCATCTGAACTGTGCGCAGCACCAAGACTTGGGCAAAGCACTTGCTGATAAGCTAAAACATTTAGTTTAA
- the yfcE gene encoding phosphodiesterase: MLFVCSDIHGDYQALLLTLAAFERSGASHLVCLGDVLNHGPRNPVPEHYAPTKVAAALNRIAEHIIAVRGNCDSEVDQALCEFPLLAEYNQLLLASRKVFLCHGHTYNPSKLPPLAEGDLFVSGHSHVPQADYQEKCFVLNPGSVSMPRQGWPRSYALIDETKMQVINLSGNEVLLSCPLS, encoded by the coding sequence ATGCTGTTTGTATGCTCCGACATCCACGGTGATTATCAGGCTTTGCTACTCACTCTAGCGGCTTTTGAGCGCAGTGGCGCTTCGCACTTAGTTTGTTTGGGAGACGTGCTTAATCACGGCCCTCGTAACCCAGTGCCAGAGCATTATGCGCCAACAAAAGTGGCCGCAGCTTTAAACAGAATAGCTGAACATATCATTGCAGTTAGGGGCAACTGCGACAGTGAAGTTGACCAAGCACTCTGTGAGTTTCCGCTATTAGCCGAATACAACCAACTGCTGCTAGCTAGTCGTAAGGTTTTTTTGTGTCACGGTCACACATATAATCCAAGCAAACTCCCACCATTGGCTGAGGGAGATCTGTTTGTAAGTGGCCACAGCCATGTTCCGCAAGCAGATTATCAAGAAAAGTGCTTTGTATTGAACCCTGGCTCAGTGTCGATGCCTCGCCAAGGCTGGCCAAGGAGCTATGCGCTTATCGACGAGACCAAGATGCAGGTAATAAACTTAAGCGGTAATGAAGTGTTGTTAAGTTGTCCGCTGAGCTAG
- a CDS encoding outer membrane beta-barrel protein: MPTSAAALMENNQQPSAYPWAAVFLDYQHPDQPMLGITVNVNHYDNNYPRWGYYLGYARSKEEDLGLEYPAEGKRGLTMVRLGLSYSLTNDLSIYGGGAMLEDTSEHTDGITQYCTDCQPKYHTNTERNWGAELGFRYAPTRHLVFGIGYNSVIESGVFSIGYRG, encoded by the coding sequence ATGCCGACTTCAGCGGCAGCGCTTATGGAAAACAACCAACAACCTAGTGCTTATCCCTGGGCTGCGGTATTCCTTGATTATCAACATCCTGACCAGCCTATGTTAGGCATAACGGTTAATGTAAATCACTATGATAACAATTATCCCCGTTGGGGCTATTACTTGGGTTATGCGCGCTCAAAAGAAGAAGACCTAGGTTTAGAGTATCCGGCTGAGGGTAAACGTGGCTTAACAATGGTGAGGCTAGGACTGAGCTACAGCTTAACGAATGACTTAAGTATTTATGGGGGAGGCGCAATGCTAGAAGACACCTCCGAACATACCGACGGTATTACCCAATATTGTACCGACTGTCAGCCTAAGTATCACACGAATACCGAGCGAAATTGGGGCGCAGAGCTTGGCTTTCGTTACGCGCCCACTCGTCACCTAGTATTTGGCATTGGTTACAACTCGGTTATTGAGAGTGGGGTATTTAGCATTGGGTATAGAGGCTAA
- a CDS encoding DUF2333 family protein — MFQLTGRKVILFFLVFFIINYIIAVFWSIEPDQIEVKEYVLEQAVANGEEAVTGYATTTALIYVAETLLNKSGGYLSNDKMPPSVFMDNMPSWELGVLNQVRDLSLIMRKDFSRSQAQSVEHAQLKIAQPKFNIDHTSWQLPSAEREYQDAIDALKIYRVQLADPKDHNAQFYARADNLVTWLNEVQSRLGSMSQKLSASVGRERINTSLVGDEGAAQSTFAPSESMVKTSWWKIDDVFYEARGEAWALLHFFQAVEVDFKGVLEKKNATVAVRQIVRELEATQEPVWSPMILNGTGFGLMANHSLVMANYVSRANAAIINLNNLLTKG; from the coding sequence ATGTTTCAGCTTACTGGCCGTAAGGTTATCTTGTTCTTTCTGGTCTTTTTCATCATTAACTACATCATTGCGGTATTTTGGAGCATTGAGCCTGACCAAATAGAAGTAAAAGAGTACGTATTAGAACAAGCAGTTGCCAATGGCGAAGAAGCCGTTACTGGTTATGCGACAACAACAGCTTTGATATACGTCGCCGAAACCTTATTAAACAAATCTGGGGGTTACTTAAGCAACGACAAAATGCCCCCCAGTGTGTTTATGGACAATATGCCGAGTTGGGAGCTTGGCGTATTAAACCAAGTTCGAGATTTATCGCTGATTATGCGTAAAGATTTTAGCCGCTCTCAAGCGCAATCGGTAGAACATGCCCAGCTTAAAATCGCCCAGCCTAAGTTCAATATTGATCATACTTCTTGGCAACTGCCCAGTGCTGAGCGCGAATACCAAGACGCTATCGACGCACTAAAAATTTACCGCGTACAGCTTGCTGACCCCAAAGATCACAATGCGCAATTTTACGCACGCGCTGACAACTTAGTCACGTGGCTAAACGAAGTACAATCGCGCCTGGGAAGCATGTCACAAAAGCTTTCAGCCTCGGTAGGCCGAGAACGCATTAACACTAGCTTAGTGGGTGACGAAGGTGCTGCACAGTCTACCTTTGCTCCATCTGAAAGCATGGTGAAAACTTCTTGGTGGAAAATTGATGACGTGTTCTACGAAGCTCGCGGTGAAGCGTGGGCATTATTGCATTTTTTCCAAGCAGTAGAAGTAGACTTTAAAGGTGTATTGGAGAAGAAGAACGCTACAGTGGCGGTTCGTCAGATAGTTCGCGAGTTAGAGGCGACCCAAGAACCCGTATGGAGCCCAATGATTTTAAATGGCACAGGTTTTGGCCTAATGGCTAACCACTCCTTGGTTATGGCCAACTATGTATCACGTGCCAATGCGGCCATTATTAATTTGAATAATCTGCTTACCAAAGGCTAA